In Balneolales bacterium ANBcel1, one genomic interval encodes:
- a CDS encoding DUF5615 family PIN-like protein, translating into MKVIVDAQLPKRLSDLLGTKQVDSKHTLELPRKNVTPDQEIIRLADQEKRIVITKDSDFIENYIFKGQPEKLLIVSTGNIDNSQLLDLFEKNIDTLISLFEQHSVIEINEIEISVHY; encoded by the coding sequence GTGAAGGTCATCGTTGATGCACAGTTGCCCAAACGATTATCCGACTTGTTAGGTACAAAACAAGTCGATTCCAAGCATACTCTTGAGCTACCCAGAAAAAATGTTACACCTGATCAAGAAATAATACGCTTAGCCGACCAAGAAAAGCGCATTGTAATTACCAAGGACAGTGATTTCATTGAGAATTACATTTTCAAAGGTCAACCTGAAAAACTGCTCATTGTATCTACCGGTAATATCGACAATTCGCAACTTCTCGATCTATTTGAGAAGAACATTGACACTCTGATTTCGCTTTTTGAACAACATTCAGTGATCGAGATCAATGAAATTGAAATCAGCGTTCATTATTGA